In Persicimonas caeni, a single window of DNA contains:
- a CDS encoding succinate dehydrogenase/fumarate reductase iron-sulfur subunit, with translation MTLHLKVWRQKDANSPGRLESITAEDITGDMSFLEMMDLVNERLVQDGKEPVEFDSDCREGICGTCGLTINGQAHGPERGTAVCQLHMRSFSNGDTIVIEPFRARAFPVVKDLVVDRAAFDRIIQSGGYTSVTTGPHADANTHLVPKPDADRSFFAATCIGCGACVAACPNASASLFTSAKLTQYAMLPQGQAEREIRTIRMINQMDEEGFGNCSNIGECSAVCPKNIELENISRMRREYLRAIFKMGGQAEHTD, from the coding sequence ATGACCCTGCATCTGAAAGTTTGGCGCCAAAAAGACGCCAACTCGCCCGGCAGGCTCGAGTCGATCACCGCCGAGGACATCACCGGCGACATGTCGTTTCTCGAGATGATGGACCTGGTCAACGAGCGCCTGGTCCAGGACGGCAAAGAGCCCGTCGAATTCGACAGCGACTGCCGCGAGGGTATCTGCGGCACCTGCGGTCTGACGATCAACGGGCAGGCCCACGGCCCCGAGCGCGGCACCGCGGTGTGCCAGCTGCACATGCGCAGCTTCTCGAACGGCGACACCATCGTCATCGAGCCGTTCCGCGCCCGCGCCTTCCCGGTCGTCAAAGACCTGGTCGTCGATCGCGCAGCGTTCGACCGCATCATCCAGTCGGGCGGCTACACCTCGGTGACCACTGGCCCGCACGCCGACGCCAACACCCACCTGGTGCCCAAGCCCGACGCCGACCGCTCGTTCTTCGCGGCGACCTGCATCGGCTGCGGCGCCTGCGTGGCGGCTTGCCCGAACGCGTCGGCCTCGCTGTTCACCAGCGCCAAGCTCACCCAGTACGCGATGCTCCCGCAAGGCCAGGCCGAGCGCGAGATTCGCACGATCCGCATGATCAACCAGATGGACGAGGAGGGCTTCGGCAACTGCTCGAATATCGGAGAGTGTTCGGCGGTCTGCCCCAAGAATATCGAACTCGAGAATATCTCGCGCATGCGCCGCGAGTACCTGCGCGCCATCTTCAAGATGGGCGGTCAGGCCGAGCACACCGACTGA